A genomic region of Sarcophilus harrisii chromosome 6, mSarHar1.11, whole genome shotgun sequence contains the following coding sequences:
- the LOC116420059 gene encoding proline-rich extensin-like protein EPR1, whose product MKTPILIALILVFASCFPVPKAHSSSSQKVGRRFSAPVQPASRAALSKQVVPKSSSARKVLPSSKESRVSQFASRQSRPAKKPAAASRTSKPKTSRPTKKPVGSSKPTSKPSWPTKKSAKNPKLTSKPSRPTKKAANNPKPTIKPSRSAKKAAKSPKLSSKPSRITKKAVKSPKPISKPSRPAKKAAKTPKLSSKPSRPTKKAANRPKPTSKPSRPTKKAANRPKPTSKPSQPAKKPVRNPKPTRKASQPAKKTAKSPKPTRKPSRTSKKPAKNPKPTRKPSQPAKKSVKNPKPTSKPSQRTKKLVRNPKPTRKASQPIKKTAKSPKPTRKPSRTSKKPAKNPKPTRKPSQPAKKSVKNPKPTSKPSQPAKKLVRNPKPTRKASQPIKKTAKSPKPTRKPSRPSKKPAKNPKPHTQAFSTPPRSQRKPAKNPKLTRKPSQPAKKPVKSPKPTRKPSRPSKKPAKYPKLTRKPSQPAKKPVKSPKPTRKPSRPSKKPAKNPKPTRKPSQPAKKPAKSPKPTRKPSRPSKKPAKYPKLTRKPSQPAKKPAKSPKPTRKPSRPSKKPAKNPKPTRKPSQPAKKPVKSPKPTRKPSQPAKKPIKNSKLTRKPSRPANKSSRKPKPTHKPSLSAKKPTCSKRTPKQSPGSHHSQKKPSNVQVPQKKRRPSKIIPKQPSPHPNAKVPSHKHVSCSKPKAPKISFIIPSSPTSRPSTSTS is encoded by the exons GTTCCAAAAGCCCACTCATCATCTTCTCAGAAGGTAGGAAGAAGATTCTCTGCTCCAGTCCAACCTGCATCAAGAGCAGCACTATCTAAACAGGTAGTTCCCAAATCATCTTCAGCACGGAAGGTGTTACCATCCTCAAAAGAGTCCAGGGTTTCTCAATTTGCATCAAGGCAGTCTCGGCCTGCCAAGAAACCAGCAGCAGCATCAAGAACCTCCAAACCCAAGACTTCTCGACCCACCAAAAAGCCAGTGGGAAGCTCCAAGCCCACCAGCAAGCCTTCTTGGCCTACCAAGAAGTCAGCAAAGAACCCCAAGCTCACCAGCAAGCCTTCTCGGCCCACCAAGAAGGCAGCAAACAACCCCAAGCCCACCATCAAGCCTTCTCGATCCGCCAAGAAGGCAGCAAAGAGCCCCAAACTCTCCAGCAAGCCTTCTCGGATCACCAAGAAGGCAGTGAAGAGCCCCAAGCCCATCAGTAAGCCTTCTCGGCCTGCCAAGAAGGCAGCAAAGACCCCCAAACTCTCCAGCAAGCCTTCTCGGCCCACCAAGAAGGCAGCAAACAGACCCAAGCCCACCAGCAAGCCTTCTCGGCCCACCAAGAAGGCAGCAAACAGACCCAAGCCCACCAGCAAGCCTTCTCAACCCGCCAAGAAGCCAGTAAGGAATCCCAAGCCCACCCGCAAGGCCTCTCAACCCGCCAAGAAGACAGCAAAAAGCCCCAAACCCACACGCAAGCCTTCTCGGACCTCCAAAAAGCCAGCAAAGAACCCCAAGCCCACACGCAAGCCTTCTCAACCCGCCAAGAAGTCAGTAAAGAATCCCAAGCCCACCAGCAAGCCTTCTCAACGCACCAAGAAGCTAGTAAGGAATCCCAAGCCCACCCGCAAGGCCTCTCAACCCATCAAGAAGACAGCAAAAAGCCCCAAGCCCACACGCAAGCCTTCTCGGACCTCCAAAAAGCCAGCAAAGAACCCCAAGCCCACACGCAAGCCTTCTCAACCCGCCAAGAAGTCAGTAAAGAATCCCAAGCCCACCAGCAAGCCTTCTCAACCCGCCAAGAAGCTAGTAAGGAATCCCAAGCCCACCCGCAAGGCCTCTCAACCCATCAAGAAGACAGCAAAAAGCCCCAAGCCCACACGCAAGCCTTCTCGGCCCTCCAAAAAGCCAGCAAAGAACCCCAAGCCCCACACGCAAGCCTTCTCAACCCCGCCAAGAAGCCAGCGAAAA CCAGCAAAGAACCCCAAGCTCACACGGAAGCCTTCTCAACCTGCCAAGAAGCCAGTGAAAAGCCCCAAGCCCACACGCAAGCCTTCTCGGCCCTCCAAAAAGCCAGCAAAGTACCCCAAGCTCACACGGAAGCCTTCTCAACCTGCCAAGAAGCCAGTGAAAAGCCCCAAGCCCACACGCAAGCCTTCTCGGCCCTCCAAAAAGCCAGCAAAGAACCCCAAGCCCACCCGCAAGCCCTCTCAACCTGCCAAGAAGCCAGCGAAAAGCCCCAAGCCCACACGCAAGCCTTCTCGGCCCTCCAAAAAGCCAGCAAAGTACCCCAAGCTCACACGGAAGCCTTCTCAACCTGCCAAGAAGCCAGCGAAAAGCCCCAAGCCCACACGCAAGCCTTCTCGGCCCTCCAAAAAGCCAGCAAAGAACCCCAAGCCCACACGCAAGCCTTCTCAACCTGCCAAGAAGCCAGTGAAAAGCCCCAAGCCCACACGCAAGCCTTCTCAACCTGCCAAGAAGCCAATAAAGAACTCCAAGCTCACCCGCAAGCCTTCTCGACCTGCCAACAAGTCATCAAGAAAGCCCAAGCCCACCCACAAGCCCTCTCTATCTGCCAAAAAACCAACATGTTCCAAACGTACACCAAAACAATCTCCAGGGTCACATCATTCgcaaaaaaaaccttcaaatgtTCAAGTTCCACAAAAGAAGCGTAGACCTTCCAAGATTATTCCAAAACAACCTTCACCACATCCTAATGCCAAAGTTCCATCACATAAACATGTCTCATGCTCTAAACCAAAAGCACCAAA GATCTCATTCATCATCCCATCATCACCCACATCCAGGCCATCCACATCCACCTCATAA